GTTTTGGCATGCTAAACAACTAAATACAATTTTGGAGGTATTTATCATGAATAGAAAAAGAATATTAGTTTGGGTTTTAACATTATTAGTAGTAGGAGGTGCTTCAGGAGTTACTTATGCAAGTCAAAAAAAGGATGCTACTAAAAATGTAGTAGTAACAGCAGAAAATAAGAGTAGTAATAATTCTTTAAAGCAGGGAACTATGAGTGATGAAGAAGCAATTAAAGCAGCAACAGAAGCTATGAAAAGCTATATGGGAAAGGATGCAAACTATTTTTCACAAATTAAAGTAGACAGATCAGCTGATATTGTAAAGGAAACAGAACGATTAAACAAAGATCCAGAAGAAGCAAAAAAATTTCAAGAAATAAGGGAAAAATATGCAAAAGAACATCCAGAAGATGCAAAGGTAGATGCAGAAAATATGGCTAAAGCAAAAGATCAGAGTATAATATATGTTCTTTTCACTCCTAAAAATTATGATGAAAATAAGATGTGTGAATATTCTGTTTCTATAGATGAGAAAACAGGCGAAATAATAGGTGTAAGAGCTACGAATGACTCGGATAAGGATTTTAAGCCTGCAATTGATGATAATAGAATTAAAGATGCGACTTTAAGTTTATGCAAAAAAATAGGAAAGAAAATTGAAGGTAATACTATAAAAGTGGATAAGAATATTAATTTTGGCAGGTTATTAGTAAGATGTGAGCTAAATGACGGAAGAGATGCCGAATTTGAAATAAATCTTAAGGATTATTCTGTAGTATATTATCAGCTACAGAGTATTAAGCTTTTGCCTTCTATGAAAAAGGACCTCAATAATCAAATTAGACAAATTAAAATTAATTAGTAAATAAAATTCTTAATACTATATGGAGTTTGTTAGGTACTCAACTTTCGCAGTTTAAAAACATTGCAACATAACTTTTTTTGAGAGGACAATTGACAGATGACAGTGAAGGAGGAAAACTCACATTCATTGTCATTTGACCTCTAAAAAGTAATTGATATTATAAAAAATTTAAATGATCAGGGGGACGAGCAGGTAATGATAAAAATATTAGTTGTTGAGGATGAGCTTCCAATATCGAACTTAATAAAGCTGAATTTAAATATGGCAAATTATGAGTGTAAAACAGCTTTTAATGGAGAAGAGGCTTTAAATGAAATTGAAAATGACAGCTTTGACTTAATACTTTTAGATGTTATGCTTCCTAAAATTGATGGTTTTACACTACTTGAAAAGATAAAGCCTCTAGGAATTCCAGTTATATTTTTAACTGCCAAAACTTCTGTTACAGATAAGGTATATGGACTTAGAGCTGGAGCAGATGATTATATAACAAAACCTTTTGAAGGTATTGAATTGTTAGCTAGAATTGATAATGTGCTTAGACACTATGATAAAAATACTAATGTAATAAATTTTGAAGATGTAGAGATAAATTTAGAAGAAATGACAGCCAGGAAAGCAGGTGAAGCAGTAGAGCTTACTTTAAAGGAATTTGAATTATTAGTGTTTTTAGTACAAAATAAAAATGTTGTATTAACCAGAGAAAAATTAATAGAAAAAATTTGGGGATATGACTATGTTGGAGAAACTAGAACTATAGATAACCATATACAAAAATTGAGAAAAAAGCTTCAATGGAAGGACAAAATTAAAACTGTATTTAAATTAGGATACAGGCTGGAGGGTTAAATGAAATTCTGGGAGAAAATATTTTTATGCACTTTGGTTATATTTGAAATATTTTTTGTTCCTTCATCAATATATTTGATTAACAGCAATTTTAAACTAAATCTTAATACAGAAATTAGTTCTGGAATAAATGAAGAGCAGAGATTTTGCTCTTTTGTACAATCAAATTTATTTTTATTTAAAATTCAAAAAGAGTCTAATGCTTATAAGACTGAGCTTGATAAACAAAGTATAGATTCAATGATTAGTACATATTTAAATAATTTTGGAAAACAGGATATATATATTGAGGTAATAGATAACAACAATAAAGTTATTTTTACTAATTTAAGTATGAATATATCAGATAAAAGAGAGGAACTTAATGTTAATCTTAATAAAGTGAAGTATATAATACGTGATATTGATGAAAAAAACTATTTATTCATAAGCAAAAAAATAAATTTAGATAATAATTACTATAAAATTTCTTATGTTAAGGATGTTTCAAGTGTTTATGAAAATAAGAAATATTTATTGGATCTTCTTTTAAAATTAAATATATTTGTTTGTATAATTTTAATTGTAGTAACTATAGCATTAAGTAAGTTTATAGTAAATCCTATAAATAAATTAATTAAAACCACTCAAAAAATAGCTGCTGGAAATTTTAGTGAAAGAGTAAAAGTAATATCAGATGATGAGATTGGATTATTATCAAAGAATTTTAATGATATGGCAGATGTTGTGGAGAATAAAATAAATGAACTAGAGATAGTTTTAGAGGATAAGCAGAGATTTATTGATAATCTTGCTCATGAGCTTAGGACGCCATTAACTTCTATAATAGGTTATGCTGATTTTCTTAGGACTACTAAATATGATGAGGAAACCTTTATAAATTCCTTAAGTTATATATACAGCGAAGGCAAGAGATTAGAAAAATTAGCTTTTAAATTAATGGATTTAATTATTTTGAGAAAAAAAGATTTTGAAATGAAAAGTGAAAATGTTCTTAAGCTTCTAGTTGAAATTAAAGATTCTATGCAGCCAAAATTGGAGAAGAAAAATATTCATTTAGAAATTTCAGCTGAAGATTTAAATTTATCAATGGATAAAGAGTTAATGACGGTGATGATAACTAATTTTGTTGATAATGCTGTTAAAGCATCTAAAATTGGTGATAAAATATATTTAAAAGCATATAAAAATAGCAGTTCTAACATAATACTAGAAGTTAAGGACAGCGGAATTGGTATTCCAGAAGAGGACATATCAAAGGTAATGGAACCATTTTTTATGGTGGACAAATCCAGGGCAAGGGCTAGTAATGGTGTAGGGCTTGGACTCTGTTTGTGTGTGGAAATTGCTAAAATTCATAATGCTAGGATTGATATAGAAAGCAAGGTTAGAGAGGGTACTACAATAAAGGTAATTTTTTAAGAGAGAAAATATTTCATTTTTACAAGAGATTTTGATACTTATAATACCATGTTTAAGAAAGAGAGGTTTAACTAATGACAAAGATACATAATACAGGACATCTTCCAACATATGTGAAATTAACAGGAAAATAGTTTTACATAGGAGGAATAGATTTGTTCTTTAATGATATTTCAGTAAAGAAGCATTTAAAAATAAAAGAAACACCTAATTACATATATATAGAGCCTCATCCACTGCTTAGAAAATATATTGCACACTATACTATATTATTTCCTAATCCGAAAGAAATAGGAAGATGCCTTGATAATATTGGTAATTTAACTTTAGTACCTGACTGTAGTGGTTGTATTATATATACTTATGAAAATAGTGATTTTTCATTAAGCCTTTGGGGAGCAACAACGAAGACGGTTATAGTACAAAATGATGTAAACTTAAAAAAAATAAGATTTTTTATTGAGTTTGTACCGGGCGGCCTGCATGCTATTACGGGGATGAAACAATCAGAACTATGTGATATTCAAACACAAGTAGATGAAGTTGACAAGCATTTGTATGATTCCTTAAATCATGCTGCCGAGATTGCAAATAACGCAGATGATATGGTTTCAATGGTGAATAGGATTTTTTTGAAAGCAGTAGAGAAAAATAGTAAACAGCATGCAGTTATGAGATCTAGCTTAGAGAAAATTAAAGTTGCAAATGGATTACTAACAGTAAAAGAATTATCATCAAGTGAATATGTAAGCCAGCGTCATTTAAATAGATTGTTTAATGAGTATATTGGGATAAACCCAAAAATGTTTTTAAGGATTTCTAGGATAAATTATTCAATAAATATGTTAAAAAAAGCTGAGCATAAAAGTTACGTAAATACATCTCAAATCCTTGGCTATTTTGATCAATCACATTTTATTCACGATTTTAAACAAATATGTGGAGTTTCTCCTAAAGAATTTTTCAAAAACGTGTCTGATTTTTACAATGAACTTTTTAAATATTGATATATAATAAACAATGTTAGAAAAGTATATAGATAGGAGATGTTTGAAATGAAATTTGTATGTCCACTTATAGCTGTTAGTGATATTGAAGCTTCAAAAAATTTTTATGGAAATGTGCTTAATCAAAAGGTGACAATGGATTTTGGAGCAAATGTTACTTTTGAGAATGGTTTTGCAATACAAAAGGGCTTTGCAGAGCTTATTGATATAAATGAAAATGAAGTTGCACATAGGTCAAATAATTTTGAACTTTATTTTGAAGAAGAAGATTTAAATGGATTTGTAGAAAGGCTAAAAAGCTTTCATAATATAGAATATGTTCATGATGTTAAAGAACATCCGTGGGGGCAGAGAGTCATCAGATTTTACGATCCCGATAAACATATTATTGAAGTTGGGGAGAGTATGGTAAGTGTTATAAAGCGATTTTTAAGCCAAGGTTTAACTCCTGAAGAAACATCTAAGCGTACTATGTTTCCTATTGATTATATAAGGCAATTAGAAGAATGTAAATAATTTGATTTTCGCACATATGAAGGTATGACTTAATGTAAAAAAATTATGACGTAAATGAACTCACAATTCACAGTTCACGATGCACAATTTCGGTAGATTTTTCTCCGCTGTGCTGCGAAAAATTTTAAATTTAAAGCTTATTGAAGATATGCTTCAATAGTGCTATATTTTAGATTCCCTGAAGTTTTAACGGAAGAAAATCGTCCTTAATTGTGAATTGTGCATCATGCATTGTGAATTTCTCATTATATGATAATTTTATCTATTAAATTTTGTTTTTATGCTTGTCCAATAGTCTGCATTTTCAAGTCCCAATCTCCAAATAGCAATGCCATTTAAATTATAGGAATTAACTAAATCTAATTTATACCCTAAACTCTGGCCATTTTCAAACCAATCTGAGTGAGTTATACCAGAAGTATCTGTGTAATTGAAATATGGTGATTTTGATATATTATCCCACAGTACAGTGGCATTGTTTGTAGCTGCAATATTGTACATACCATTTATTCCATAAGCTTTCGTACCATTTGATGACCAATCGTATCCGTAAGCTGCAACACCTAACATAATTTTTTCTCTTGGAATTACAGTAGTTGCATATTTAACTACATTTTCAACCCAGGATATAGAGGCAATTGGACCTGCTGTTCCGCCAGGATAGTGTTCATCATAGGTCATTATAGCTATTTGATCACAATACTTTGCCAGTGCAGCATAATCGTATGCTCCGCTCCAGGCATTTGTTGTACTATCACTTGTTTTAGCTGGTACTGAAAGAGTTACTGAAAAACCTTGTGGAGTTAACAAGTTGTAAAGTTCTTGCACAAAAGTTGTGTAGTAGTTTCTATCATAATAGAAAACTCCTTCAAGATCTACATTTACGCCTTTGTAGCCATTTACTTTTAGTGCATTTAAAAGATTATTTTCTAAATTTTGTCTATTTGTCTGATTTTCTAGTACTGATTTTGCAATATTGCCATCAAAATTATTTTGAAGCATTGCATAGGTTTTAATTCCATTGCTATTTGCATAGCTAATTTGGTTAGTTGGAACTAATCCTGAAATATTACCAAGACTGTCTGTGGTATAGGTTTGTGTAGCTATTTCATCGATAGTTGAAGTATTAGCTGCTATTGAATTATAAGAGGATGGATCTCCTGAATAATAATAGGTTGTAAAACCTAAAACTTGTTTTTTAGTTGTAGTTGGTATTATAGGAATTTGCAGTGTATTAGCAGTTACATGAATTGAA
The genomic region above belongs to Clostridium sp. AWRP and contains:
- a CDS encoding response regulator transcription factor, yielding MIKILVVEDELPISNLIKLNLNMANYECKTAFNGEEALNEIENDSFDLILLDVMLPKIDGFTLLEKIKPLGIPVIFLTAKTSVTDKVYGLRAGADDYITKPFEGIELLARIDNVLRHYDKNTNVINFEDVEINLEEMTARKAGEAVELTLKEFELLVFLVQNKNVVLTREKLIEKIWGYDYVGETRTIDNHIQKLRKKLQWKDKIKTVFKLGYRLEG
- a CDS encoding HAMP domain-containing sensor histidine kinase, which encodes MKFWEKIFLCTLVIFEIFFVPSSIYLINSNFKLNLNTEISSGINEEQRFCSFVQSNLFLFKIQKESNAYKTELDKQSIDSMISTYLNNFGKQDIYIEVIDNNNKVIFTNLSMNISDKREELNVNLNKVKYIIRDIDEKNYLFISKKINLDNNYYKISYVKDVSSVYENKKYLLDLLLKLNIFVCIILIVVTIALSKFIVNPINKLIKTTQKIAAGNFSERVKVISDDEIGLLSKNFNDMADVVENKINELEIVLEDKQRFIDNLAHELRTPLTSIIGYADFLRTTKYDEETFINSLSYIYSEGKRLEKLAFKLMDLIILRKKDFEMKSENVLKLLVEIKDSMQPKLEKKNIHLEISAEDLNLSMDKELMTVMITNFVDNAVKASKIGDKIYLKAYKNSSSNIILEVKDSGIGIPEEDISKVMEPFFMVDKSRARASNGVGLGLCLCVEIAKIHNARIDIESKVREGTTIKVIF
- a CDS encoding glycosyl hydrolase family 18 protein, with the protein product MTVKKSFLIFITTIIFLISNMQFAAAKKRVSPPPTPTGLTISDISTSSLTLSWSSVYGASGYYVYMASPNDANYTKIATVTSTKLIKSELTSNTNYWFYVTAYNRYGTSTSSIHVTANTLQIPIIPTTTKKQVLGFTTYYYSGDPSSYNSIAANTSTIDEIATQTYTTDSLGNISGLVPTNQISYANSNGIKTYAMLQNNFDGNIAKSVLENQTNRQNLENNLLNALKVNGYKGVNVDLEGVFYYDRNYYTTFVQELYNLLTPQGFSVTLSVPAKTSDSTTNAWSGAYDYAALAKYCDQIAIMTYDEHYPGGTAGPIASISWVENVVKYATTVIPREKIMLGVAAYGYDWSSNGTKAYGINGMYNIAATNNATVLWDNISKSPYFNYTDTSGITHSDWFENGQSLGYKLDLVNSYNLNGIAIWRLGLENADYWTSIKTKFNR
- a CDS encoding helix-turn-helix domain-containing protein, coding for MFFNDISVKKHLKIKETPNYIYIEPHPLLRKYIAHYTILFPNPKEIGRCLDNIGNLTLVPDCSGCIIYTYENSDFSLSLWGATTKTVIVQNDVNLKKIRFFIEFVPGGLHAITGMKQSELCDIQTQVDEVDKHLYDSLNHAAEIANNADDMVSMVNRIFLKAVEKNSKQHAVMRSSLEKIKVANGLLTVKELSSSEYVSQRHLNRLFNEYIGINPKMFLRISRINYSINMLKKAEHKSYVNTSQILGYFDQSHFIHDFKQICGVSPKEFFKNVSDFYNELFKY
- a CDS encoding VOC family protein; this translates as MKFVCPLIAVSDIEASKNFYGNVLNQKVTMDFGANVTFENGFAIQKGFAELIDINENEVAHRSNNFELYFEEEDLNGFVERLKSFHNIEYVHDVKEHPWGQRVIRFYDPDKHIIEVGESMVSVIKRFLSQGLTPEETSKRTMFPIDYIRQLEECK